A region of the Pseudomonas asiatica genome:
ATAACACCCAAGCAATTTGCGCACGAAAGCCAAATTGTGGTGGTGAAGACGAAAGAACCGAAAGTTCGCAACATCACAAATATCGCATATCCGAATTCGCTGGGCTGTCCATCTGGACATTCTGGCAACAGAATTTCTTGACGACCATAGAGCATTGGAACCACCTGATCCCATCCCGAACTCAGCAGTGAAACGATGCATCGCCGATGGTAGTGTGGGGTTTCCCCATGTGAGAGTAGGTCATCGTCAAGATTCATTTCGCAAAACCCCTATCTGCACATGCAGGTAGGGGTTTTGTCTTTGTGGTGCAAAATTCCCAGGCATACGCAGCCCCTGTGGGAGCGGGCGCGCCCGCGAACACCGGCAAAGCCGGTGCCATTCACCGCGTCGCCTGTTTCGCGGCGGTTCGACGCTTCGACTTGCCCGCTCCCACACCGATCATGTCAGCCTGATGGCATTCTTACAGGCTTGTGCGATCCCTGTGGGAGCGGCCGTTCGCCGCCGCCGGCAGCCCTTTTCCTATGCAAGCCAACAGCCCATAGCTATCATGCCTGCCTTATTCCAAGTCGAGACTGGCATGCTGAAGTTGTTGAATCTCCTCAAGGATGGTCGGTTCCATTCCGGAGAAGCTCTGGGGTCGGCCCTCGGGGTAAGTCGCAGCGCCGTTTGGAAGCAGCTGCAGCACCTGGAGAGCGAACTGAACCTCACCATTCACAAGGTTCGTGGGCGCGGCTATCAGTTGGCGGCGCCACTGGCTTTGCTCGATGCACAAGCGATTGCCGGGTTTGCCGAAGGCGAGCAGTGGCCCGTTTTTATCCACGAAACCATCGACTCGACAAATGCCGAAGGCCTGCGGCTCGCCGGGGAAGGGCAGAACGCTCCATTCCTGGTCCTGGCCGAGCGCCAGAGCGCCGGCCGTGGTCGTCGCGGTCGGCAGTGGGTCAGCCCGTTTGCCGAAAACCTCTATTACAGCCTGGTACTCCGTGTGGATGGCGGCATGCGCCAGCTCGAGGGCTTGAGCCTGGTGGTGGGGTTGGCGGTAATGCGTACCCTGCAGGCGTTTGGGGTTAAGGATGTGGGGCTCAAATGGCCCAACGATGTCCTCGTTCGCGGGCAGAAGATCACCGGTATCCTCCTGGAGTTGGTGGGTGACCCGGCAGATGTCTGTCATGTGGTGCTGGGTATCGGCATCAATGTGAACATGCAGGTCAACGATCAGGTCGACCAGGTGTGGACCTCGATGCGCCGCGAAGTAGGGGCGGCAGTCGACCGTAACCGGCTGGTAGCGTTGCTCAGTCAGCAATTGCAGCACGAATTGGCACGGCATCGTCGCTACGGGTTTGCCGCATTCCAGGAAGAATGGGAGCAGGCACACCTCTGGCAGGGGCGCAATGTTTCCCTGGTTGCCGGTAGCACGCGTATTGATGGCGTGGTTCTTGGTGTCGACGGGCAGGGCGGCTTGCGCCTTGAGGTGGACGGGGTGGAAAAGAGCTTCAGTGGTGGTGAGCTCAGTTTGAGGTTGCGTGATGATTCTTGAGCTCGAT
Encoded here:
- the birA gene encoding bifunctional biotin--[acetyl-CoA-carboxylase] ligase/biotin operon repressor BirA — protein: MLKLLNLLKDGRFHSGEALGSALGVSRSAVWKQLQHLESELNLTIHKVRGRGYQLAAPLALLDAQAIAGFAEGEQWPVFIHETIDSTNAEGLRLAGEGQNAPFLVLAERQSAGRGRRGRQWVSPFAENLYYSLVLRVDGGMRQLEGLSLVVGLAVMRTLQAFGVKDVGLKWPNDVLVRGQKITGILLELVGDPADVCHVVLGIGINVNMQVNDQVDQVWTSMRREVGAAVDRNRLVALLSQQLQHELARHRRYGFAAFQEEWEQAHLWQGRNVSLVAGSTRIDGVVLGVDGQGGLRLEVDGVEKSFSGGELSLRLRDDS